A window of the Besnoitia besnoiti strain Bb-Ger1 chromosome VI, whole genome shotgun sequence genome harbors these coding sequences:
- a CDS encoding ribosome biogenesis GTPase Der protein (encoded by transcript BESB_066160): protein MASHCRPPFACSSRSVFSALPGRLLGTSSDPRWDQSWRSARLGNLQASAFGGNSFQRQSPCCLLPRQARFASFSARGGSRSTSRIHPRLQRLPDLSVRPLKVVLVGRPNVGKSSLFNRLISGTRGNSASTPFAPLKRLQQAIVSPQAGTTRDRKEARAVFGGLQLLLVDTGGLEDTETTEACELLSNMRKQVRIALKDPDCVLFLVDATEGITPVDILLSRLVNDWLDEKHRTENARQAVLPPAIPPEAFVVRASAASVAAAQAAGGGSLRQRVHAGHAGRVSLVAETSAASRKGRDAEAAAVASAGTGSSRGAALQPGCQSARQYEASDEGSGAERVPVILVVNKADGCFLGDYLADCYDLQLGAPVIVSAKKNEGMEDLYDRLVLDVGHLQTTTEGLFGGHDDAAGEDRDNAAFESEEDTMDEEHEESEWEEETEAEPLKARQEADASGHAEEAVEGVELLPEDLDRLTERLHPPRPSEAAGAWIEGLARRYGECGIEETYKHFTNPDSPQYISWDLSDTSLALAAAEAAVERKRRSAAKSNQSASEGQQQTSDETVEGSSIATCVGAEKVERGGGQELPQKHAGAEHRVACSLTEDEIQMAETELAAALSRSVEAPADSLRKRLRSKAARDYVLPIRRQLLFEDVINVAIIGRPNVGKSTLVNALLQEERMVVDNRPGTTTDAVGTAWKFQGHPFRLIDTAGVTRGWKMRHTDLLLEAGLQTLRNIRNSQVCILCIDASTAAETGQPISSHELALAHLASEKEGRCLAVCVTKWDLIAENEREKLRREILVRLQTGLGHLKGCPVVFVAAKHGQNLETLMTKIMVLYRRWNARIPTSKLNSWLREFILRWPPPWRLGSKCQVKYMTQVKSRPPTFVAWSNVYNTFPVHYLRQLTNTMREEFSLAGTPLRLILRTTAMPTPGKKLSRAEVLKWKRLGPKQHNAMEDLARGYRPKKASAATK, encoded by the exons ATGGCGTCGCACTGTCGCCCGCCGTTCGCCTGCTCTTCTCGTTCTGTTTTCTCCGCCCTGCCCGGGAGACTGCTGGGTACATCATCTGATCCGAGGTGGGACCAGTCTTGGCGGTCGGCCCGGCTGGGCAATTTGCAGGCGTCTGCATTTGGAGGCAACTCCTTCCAGCGTCAGTCTCCCTGCTGTTTGCttccgcgccaggcgcgcttTGCTTCGTTTTCGGCTCGGGGCGGCTCCCGCTCGACTTCACGGATTCatccgcggctgcagcgcctgcctgaTTTGTCTGTCCGCCCCCTGAAAGTCGTTCTTGTGGGACGACCCAATGTAGGCAAGTCTTCTCTTTTCAATCGCTTAATCAGCGGCACACGAGGCAATTCTGCATCCACTCCGTTTGCTCCGCtcaagcgcctgcagcaagcCATTGTGTCGCCTCAGGCAGGAACGACGCGAGACAGGaaagaggcgagagcggTCTTTGGAGGACTACAGCTGCTGCTTGTGGATACGGGCGGCCTAGAGGACACCGAGACGACAGAGGCCTGCGAGCTCTTGTCGAATATGCGGAAACAG GTGCGCATCGCGCTGAAAGATCCGGATTGCGTCCTGTTCCTTGTCGATGCAACCGAGGGGATTACTCCGGTTGATATTCTTCTGAGCCGCCTCGTGAATGACTGGCTGGACGAGAAACACCGGACAGAAAACGCTCGACAAGCGGTCCTTCCGCCTGCAATTCCGCCAGAGGCGTTTGTTGTCAGGGCCTCAGCCGCTTCAGTTGCGGCTGCACAGGCTGCGGGTGGCGGAAGTCTCAGGCAGCGAGTGCATGCAGGCCATGCCGGCCGAGTGTCGCTTGTCGCAGAAACTTCTGCAGCCTCCCGGAAGggacgagacgcggaggcggcggccgtcgcgtcAGCAGGGACCGGGAgctcgagaggcgctgcgcttcaGCCTGGGTGCCAATCGGCAAGGCAATATGAAGCCTCTGATGAGGGAAGCGGCGCTGAACGCGTCCCAGTTATTCTGGTGGTTAACAAGGCAGACGGGTGCTTTCTCGGCGACTACTTAGCAGACTGTTACGATTTACAGCTGGGAGCACCCGTCATTGTAtcggcgaagaagaacgag GGTATGGAAGACCTCTACGACCGCCTGGTGCTGGACGTCGGTCACCTCCAAACCACGACCGAAGGTCTCTTTGGCGGTCATGACGACGCAGCGGGAGAAGATAGAGACAATGCCGCTTTCGAGTCCGAAGAGGACACGATGGACGAAGAACATGAGGAGTCAGAGTGGGAAGAGGAAACGGAGGCGGAGCCTTTAAAGGCCCGACAAGAGGCCGATGCTTCGGGCCAtgccgaggaggcggtcGAAGGCGTGGAGCTGCTACCGGAG GATCTTGATCGGCTTACGGAAAGACTGCACCCTCCTCGTCCATcggaggctgcgggcgcaTGGATCGAGGGCTTAGCGAGGCGTTACGGGGAGTGTGGAATCGAAGAGACATACAAGCACTTCACCAACCCAGACAGCCCTCAATACATTTCGTGGGATCTGTCTGACACGTCTCTTGCGTTGGCTGCAGCTGAGGCAGCAGTGGAGAGG AAACGTCGTTCGGCCGCGAAATCAAACCAGTCTGCGTCAGAAGGACAGCAACAAACAAGCGACGAAACTGTCGAAGGAAGCTCGATAGCAACATGtgtcggcgcggagaaggtAGAGCGAGGTGGCGGACAAGAACTGCCGCAGAAACATGCTGGAGCTGAGCATAGGGTCGCCTGTTCTCTGACTGAAGACGAG ATTCAAATGGCAGAAACCgagctcgctgcggcgttgTCTCGCTCTGTTGAGGCTCCCGCTGACTCCCTCCGCAAGCGCCTGCGTAGCAAGGCAGCGAGGGACTACGTGCTCCCGATTCGGCGTCAGCTTTTGTTCGAGGATGTCATCAACGTGGCCATTATTGGGCGCCCAAACGTCGGCAAATCAACACTTGTGAACGCGCTACTCCAAGAAGAGCGCATGGTGGTCGACAATCGTCCCGGGACGACCACAGATGCGGTCGGGACAGCGTGGAAGTTTCAGGGTCACCCCTTCCGGCTTATCGATACAGCAGGCGTCACGCGGGGCTGGAAAATGCGCCATACAGACCTGCTGTTGGAAGCCGGCCTTCAGACGCTCCGCAATATTCGGAATTCTCAGGTGTGCATTTTATGCATTGACGCCTCGaccgctgcagagactggGCAGCCAATCAGCAGCCAcgagctcgcgctcgcccacCTGGCAAGTGAAAAGGAGGGGCGGTGTCTCGCCGTCTGTGTCACAAAGTGGGATCTGATTGCTGAGAACGAACGCGAAAAACTTCGGAGAGAGATACTTGTGCGTTTGCAAACCGGACTAGGCCACCTCAAGGGTTGTCCCGTTGTCTTCGTTGCCGCGAAGCATGGACAGAATTTGGAGACACTCATGACTAAAATAATGGTACTTTACAGAAGATGGAACGCGCGAATTCCGACATCGAAACTAAATTCGTGGTTGAGGGAATTCATCCTTCGGtggccgccgccgtggaggTTGGGTTCCAAATGCCAGGTGAAGTATATGACTCAAGTCAaatcgcggccgccgacctTTGTCGCGTGGTCGAACGTGTATAACACCTTTCCTGTGCATTACTTGAGACAGCTGACCAATACAATGAGAGAGgagttctctctcgcgggtACCCCCCTTCGGCTTATTCTCCGGACGACAGCAATGCCGACGCCTGGGAAAAAACTCTCCAGAGCGGAGGTGTTGAAGTGGAAAAGACTCGGGCCGAAACAG CACAACGCAATGGAGGACCTTGCCCGTGGCTATCGGCCTAAAAAGGCGTCGGCTGCGACGAAGTGA